In a genomic window of Pedobacter sp. KBS0701:
- a CDS encoding DUF4113 domain-containing protein: MNVFTEFKGKKYDQVSKVLDQLNLHYGAGTLRMAGEGKNQKWSMKREFLRPHYTTNWNDIIKVK; this comes from the coding sequence CTGAACGTCTTTACCGAATTCAAGGGCAAAAAATATGATCAGGTTTCCAAAGTCTTAGATCAGCTTAACTTACATTACGGGGCAGGAACACTGCGAATGGCCGGCGAGGGCAAAAATCAAAAGTGGTCAATGAAGCGCGAGTTCCTGCGTCCGCACTACACTACAAACTGGAACGACATTATTAAAGTAAAATGA
- a CDS encoding LexA family transcriptional regulator, with protein MIRELEIPNNNLLDTLDNPGRVSGFISPAEDYKQRRLHIAQRIVGDPTNTYYFEADDDHMRYFGIMKGSIIVVDKSIKVSSGMLIVCCVEEEWLTRKLLITEDNTYLCINDGMEACMNITGKNITVFGAVTWTCLPHSNQHHVRTGRL; from the coding sequence ATGATTAGAGAACTAGAGATACCAAATAACAATCTGCTTGATACACTGGACAACCCGGGCCGTGTTTCAGGTTTTATATCTCCTGCAGAGGACTACAAACAACGAAGATTACATATTGCACAAAGGATTGTTGGCGATCCAACCAACACCTACTACTTCGAGGCCGATGATGACCACATGCGCTACTTTGGCATTATGAAAGGGAGCATCATCGTCGTTGACAAATCCATCAAGGTAAGCTCCGGCATGCTGATCGTATGCTGCGTGGAAGAGGAATGGCTCACCCGTAAACTCCTCATAACAGAAGACAATACCTACCTGTGCATCAATGATGGCATGGAAGCCTGCATGAACATCACCGGGAAAAACATCACCGTATTTGGCGCCGTTACCTGGACCTGCCTACCCCATTCAAATCAGCACCATGTTCGCACTGGCAGACTGTAA
- a CDS encoding DNA cytosine methyltransferase has product MMKKTGIFSFFAGAGFLDLGFEKTGKFETVFVNEYHKPFMDIYKGARKMMDTTPPKYGYEIKDVTKYTEKEELEKLSSNLKDAKHEYDITGFIGGPPCPDFSVGGKNKGKHGENGKLSGTYIDLITSTKPDFFLFENVKGLYRTVKHREFFEALKTKLKSNGYYLTENLINAIEYGAPQDRQRIILIGFHKSFLSKHVKPAKFQQTVDGFDWNAHTVFDKNEIFRNDWPLQDLFAENEERALPMNITEELTVQHWFNKNDVQNHPNAVHYFQPRAGLAKFMTIPEGDDKKKSYKRLHRWRYSPTVAYGNNEVHLHPFLPRRLSVAESLALQSLPKDFVIPAEISLSDMFKTIGNGVPYLAAKGLANTIADFITRLQSETNAPVYEEAHSG; this is encoded by the coding sequence ATGATGAAGAAAACAGGCATATTTTCCTTTTTCGCTGGCGCGGGATTTTTGGATTTGGGTTTTGAAAAGACCGGGAAGTTTGAAACGGTGTTCGTAAATGAATACCATAAACCTTTTATGGACATTTATAAAGGTGCACGAAAAATGATGGACACCACCCCGCCTAAGTACGGTTACGAAATAAAGGATGTAACCAAATACACAGAAAAGGAGGAGCTGGAAAAACTAAGTTCAAATCTTAAAGATGCAAAGCATGAATATGATATTACCGGCTTCATAGGAGGACCGCCCTGCCCTGATTTTTCAGTTGGCGGTAAAAACAAAGGGAAACATGGGGAAAACGGAAAACTTTCGGGAACCTATATTGATCTCATAACCAGTACAAAACCGGACTTTTTTCTTTTTGAAAACGTTAAAGGACTATACCGCACGGTAAAGCATAGGGAATTCTTCGAAGCGTTAAAAACGAAGCTGAAGAGCAATGGCTATTACCTTACTGAAAATCTTATCAATGCCATCGAATACGGCGCACCACAGGACAGGCAGAGGATTATACTTATCGGCTTCCATAAAAGCTTTCTGTCAAAGCACGTAAAACCCGCAAAATTTCAGCAAACCGTAGACGGATTCGACTGGAATGCCCATACTGTTTTTGATAAAAATGAGATTTTCCGGAATGACTGGCCGCTACAGGATCTGTTTGCTGAAAATGAAGAACGGGCATTACCAATGAATATAACAGAAGAACTTACCGTGCAGCACTGGTTTAATAAAAATGATGTTCAAAATCATCCTAATGCAGTTCATTATTTCCAGCCACGTGCCGGACTGGCGAAATTTATGACCATTCCTGAAGGAGATGATAAGAAAAAATCATATAAAAGGCTTCATCGCTGGCGCTATTCGCCCACAGTAGCTTATGGGAACAACGAAGTACACCTTCACCCTTTCTTACCCAGACGGCTGTCTGTCGCAGAAAGCCTTGCGCTTCAGTCCCTTCCAAAAGATTTTGTAATACCAGCTGAAATCTCTCTGTCAGATATGTTCAAGACTATCGGAAACGGGGTGCCGTATCTTGCCGCAAAAGGCCTCGCCAACACTATAGCAGATTTCATCACCAGACTTCAATCAGAAACAAACGCTCCCGTATATGAAGAAGCTCACAGCGGCTAA
- a CDS encoding SOS response-associated peptidase, producing the protein MCARYTLTAEEKEILKTHPHQIQGEWTPNYNLAITQKGLVITADEPDIIQQMSFGIVPYFAEGLKLTRDTWNIKSETAMESKLWRPLLIHHKTCLVMADSFYEWKKDAKGEQQPYRFTVKDRKLFCFAGLWSQWVDPETKEKFRTYGILTTEANPLVAEIHSKKRMPVILTKAEEEIWLSKTLPLDTKMTVLDTFPQELMNRVMVSRRVNAVSTLKKPNNDSDLLLPLNTDDDV; encoded by the coding sequence ATGTGCGCCAGATATACCTTGACAGCCGAGGAAAAAGAAATACTTAAAACCCATCCGCACCAGATCCAGGGAGAGTGGACACCTAATTACAACCTCGCCATCACACAAAAAGGACTGGTCATTACCGCAGATGAACCAGACATCATCCAACAGATGTCATTTGGAATCGTACCCTACTTTGCTGAAGGTTTAAAACTCACCCGTGACACCTGGAACATTAAAAGTGAAACAGCAATGGAAAGCAAATTGTGGCGTCCACTGCTTATCCATCATAAAACCTGTTTAGTGATGGCCGACAGCTTCTACGAATGGAAAAAAGATGCTAAGGGTGAACAGCAACCCTACCGCTTCACCGTTAAAGACAGAAAGCTGTTTTGCTTTGCAGGCTTATGGTCTCAATGGGTTGATCCCGAAACCAAAGAAAAGTTCCGTACCTATGGCATTCTGACTACTGAGGCAAATCCACTGGTGGCAGAAATCCATTCCAAGAAACGCATGCCCGTGATCTTAACTAAAGCTGAAGAAGAAATCTGGTTGAGCAAAACGCTCCCGCTTGATACCAAAATGACGGTGCTGGATACCTTTCCCCAGGAACTGATGAACAGGGTTATGGTGAGCAGACGTGTTAATGCGGTTTCCACTTTGAAGAAGCCGAACAACGACTCAGACTTATTACTTCCATTGAATACCGATGATGATGTCTAA
- a CDS encoding very short patch repair endonuclease, whose translation MADVHSKETRSYNMSRIKSRNTKPEVLLRKALWSNGIRFRIHVKNMPGKPDIVINKHRLAIFVDGGFWHGYQWEKKRSKIKSNADFWIKKIESNMRRDMINQRRLQEVGYTVMRFWDHDVTKNLNKCINQILLFLEASKDQTIPSRNLFI comes from the coding sequence ATGGCAGATGTTCACAGCAAAGAAACCCGCTCTTATAACATGAGCCGCATTAAGAGCAGAAATACCAAGCCCGAAGTGCTTCTTAGAAAAGCATTATGGTCTAATGGAATCCGCTTTCGGATACATGTTAAAAACATGCCGGGAAAACCTGATATAGTGATTAATAAACACCGCCTCGCTATATTTGTTGATGGTGGCTTTTGGCATGGGTATCAATGGGAAAAGAAAAGATCAAAAATAAAAAGCAATGCCGACTTCTGGATTAAGAAAATTGAAAGCAATATGCGGCGCGACATGATCAACCAAAGGAGGCTTCAAGAGGTTGGGTATACGGTAATGCGATTTTGGGATCATGACGTAACTAAAAATCTGAATAAATGTATTAATCAAATTTTACTTTTTCTCGAAGCCTCGAAGGATCAAACAATACCTAGCAGAAACTTATTTATTTAA
- a CDS encoding Y-family DNA polymerase produces MFALADCNNFYASCHRLFEPQYNNVPVIVLSNNDGCVIARSNEAKACGIAMGAPFFKIREEIKKHRIAVFSSHYTLYGDISARVMTNLARFTPDVEVYSIDECFLGLSGFENLKEYGKTIRETVMNHTGIPISVGIAPTKVLAKVANKTSKKYNGVMVLETAQQIHDALADYPVEDLWGIGRQFAHKLIKGGIETAAQFRALPIDWVQTHMTIVGARMWRELWGESCIPLKTILDPKKGMCTSRAFGKLTGDYHELKEATSSYAARLASKLRREKLCASLLSVKLLTNKFIAQELQAYPSITIPLEHPVNNTLELITQHSGD; encoded by the coding sequence ATGTTCGCACTGGCAGACTGTAATAACTTTTATGCAAGCTGCCACCGGTTATTCGAACCTCAATACAATAATGTTCCTGTAATTGTACTGAGCAACAACGATGGCTGTGTAATCGCCCGGAGCAACGAAGCGAAAGCCTGTGGCATTGCCATGGGTGCACCATTCTTTAAGATCAGAGAAGAAATCAAAAAGCATCGCATCGCCGTATTCAGCAGCCATTATACCCTATATGGCGATATCAGCGCAAGGGTCATGACCAACCTGGCCAGGTTTACGCCTGATGTGGAAGTGTACAGCATCGACGAATGTTTTTTGGGCTTAAGTGGGTTTGAAAACCTGAAAGAATACGGCAAGACGATCAGAGAGACTGTTATGAATCACACAGGCATCCCGATAAGCGTAGGCATCGCACCAACAAAGGTGCTGGCAAAGGTGGCAAACAAAACATCAAAGAAATACAACGGCGTGATGGTACTCGAAACAGCACAGCAAATCCATGATGCACTGGCCGATTACCCGGTCGAAGATTTATGGGGAATTGGCAGACAGTTTGCGCACAAGCTTATCAAAGGTGGTATTGAAACCGCTGCACAGTTCAGGGCCTTACCCATCGACTGGGTGCAAACCCATATGACAATAGTTGGCGCCAGGATGTGGCGGGAGCTATGGGGCGAGAGCTGCATCCCGTTAAAAACAATACTTGACCCCAAAAAAGGGATGTGTACCAGCAGGGCATTTGGAAAGCTTACCGGCGATTATCATGAACTAAAGGAAGCCACATCCAGTTACGCTGCAAGACTTGCAAGCAAGCTCCGCAGGGAGAAATTATGCGCAAGCCTATTATCAGTTAAACTCTTAACCAATAAGTTTATTGCCCAAGAATTGCAGGCTTATCCTTCGATCACCATACCTTTAGAACACCCTGTTAACAACACCCTTGAACTGATAACACAGCACTCTGGGGACTAA
- a CDS encoding DUF6756 family protein produces MIARAVSDITRVLNECFLFKYYIISKDFQWLLCETHHKQLVGIGEILRKKIKTS; encoded by the coding sequence GTGATTGCTCGCGCAGTATCTGATATTACCAGGGTATTAAATGAATGCTTTTTGTTTAAATACTACATCATCAGCAAAGACTTCCAGTGGTTACTCTGCGAGACTCATCATAAACAGTTAGTTGGTATTGGTGAGATTCTAAGAAAGAAAATCAAAACATCTTAG